One part of the Phoenix dactylifera cultivar Barhee BC4 chromosome 4, palm_55x_up_171113_PBpolish2nd_filt_p, whole genome shotgun sequence genome encodes these proteins:
- the LOC103706898 gene encoding trihelix transcription factor ASIL2-like, with the protein MDGRETAPSRPPNPALPYREDCWSEGETSALVEAWGDRYLELNRGNLRQKHWQEVADAVNSRCGASATRRPPRTDVQCKNRIDTLKKKYKIEKARIAATNGVAASGWAFYDRLDALVGSSTPAKKPSPPLALPLSYHRKGSPVPVAAAAAAAAAAAARLSEKRPVAALAVDDSSFFRRAAAAAAAEALEEDAGSSERSSSRSGRGWRGPREREGDGIRQLARAIVRFAEIYERVEGSKQRQMMELEKQRMEFARGLEIQRMQIFVDSQVQLQKIKRAKRADVDCL; encoded by the coding sequence ATGGACGGGAGGGAGACGGCTCCGTCACGGCCGCCGAACCCGGCGCTGCCCTACCGCGAGGACTGCTGGAGCGAGGGTGAGACCTCGGCGCTGGTCGAGGCCTGGGGCGACCGCTACCTCGAGCTTAACCGAGGTAACCTCCGTCAGAAGCATTGGCAGGAGGTTGCCGACGCTGTCAACTCCCGCTGCGGCGCCTCCGCCACTCGCCGTCCCCCTCGCACGGACGTCCAGTGCAAGAACCGGATCGATACACTAAAGAAGAAGTATAAGATCGAGAAGGCCCGGATCGCCGCCACCAACGGCGTGGCGGCGAGCGGGTGGGCCTTCTACGACCGCCTCGACGCGCTCGTCGGATCCTCCACCCCGGCCAAGAAGCCCTCGCCGCCGCTTGCTCTCCCGCTCTCCTACCACCGCAAGGGCTCCCCCGTCCCGGTcgctgcggcggcggcggcggctgcggCCGCCGCAGCCCGCCTGTCGGAGAAGCGCCCAGTGGCCGCGCTCGCTGTCGATGACTCGTCGTTCTTCCGGAGGGCGGCCGCGGCAGCCGCGGCGGAGGCTTTGGAGGAGGACGCGGGGTCGTCGGAGAGGTCGTCGTCGAGGTCCGGGAGGGGGTGGAGGGGACCGAGGGAAAGGGAGGGGGATGGGATCCGGCAGCTGGCGAGGGCGATCGTGAGGTTTGCTGAGATCTACGAGAGGGTGGAGGGGTCGAAGCAGCGGCAGATGATGGAGCTGGAGAAGCAGCGGATGGAGTTTGCCAGGGGGCTGGAGATCCAGCGGATGCAGATCTTTGTCGATTCCCAGGTTCAGCTTCAGAAGATCAAGCGTGCCAAGCGAGCGGATGTTG